The genomic window CTGGGGAGTGGGGAGTGGGGAGATGAAGGAGCAGAGGAAGCAGGGGAGAATAACTATTGATTTTTGACCAATACCCAATGCCCAACGCCCAATGCCCTATGCCCTATGCCCAATCCCTTGAATTACGTTACTTTCTTTTACATTATATCTGTTTGGTTTTTCTGAAATCTGGGAAACAGACGCACAACAGCTTATTTAATTCGCTTTTGCTAGTGATAGAAAAGTCTAACAATTATGTCATAATTTTTAACGTATATTTAAGATTTCTCCTCTGCGAGGCCTTAGCCATGAGCGAACCAGCTGTTGAGACTCCGGTGTTAGACCGCTACGAGTGTCGAGCCTGCGGTTATGTTTACGAACCGGAAAAGGGAGACGACAAGGATGATATTCCTTCAGGGACAACCTTTGCAGAACTGCCCATAGATTGGCGCTGTCCAGTTTGTGCCGCGAAGAAGACCGCTTTTGCCAACATCGGCCCTGCGGGTACTGCATCCGGCTTCAAAGAAAATCTCGGTTACGGTTTGGGTGTGAATAACCTAACGCCAACCCAAAAGAA from Nostoc sp. UHCC 0926 includes these protein-coding regions:
- a CDS encoding rubredoxin; amino-acid sequence: MSEPAVETPVLDRYECRACGYVYEPEKGDDKDDIPSGTTFAELPIDWRCPVCAAKKTAFANIGPAGTASGFKENLGYGLGVNNLTPTQKNILIFGALALGFLFFISLYGLQ